The window ACCTGACCCCCCCCAGGTCCTCAGTCGCCGATCTCGACCGCGCCGACGGCGGTCACCCGGCCCGAACCGAACGTGTCGAACCAGGCCTCGATCACGTCGTAGGAGGAGTCGACGTCACCCACGAGCAGCGTCGCGCGCCCCAGCGGACCGGCGGCGAGCGCGTCGACGAGGTGGCCGCTCACCCCGGGGGCGAACAGCAGGTCGTCGGCGGGCAGACCGCGGTCGACCGACTCCACCGCCAGTTCGGCGGCCGTGGCGTACCGGTCGTCGCCGGCGGCGCGCTGGGGCGCCGGCAGCGGGGCCAGCGCCTCGGGGGCGACGCCCTCCGGGCCGCCCGCGACGGTCGTCGACGTCACCCCGCGGGCCCGCAGCGCGGCGGCGGCGGGCAGCGGGTCACCGTCGGCGACCAGCAGCAGCGGTTCGGCGAGTCGGGCGGCCGGACCGGACGCGGCCAGCGCGTCGACGAGGTGGGCGTCCTCGCCGGAGGCGACCCAGCCGTGGGTCGCCCGCGGGGCGAGGGCGACGAGCGCGCGGGAGGTCTCGTAGCGGTCGGCCCCGGCGACGCGCGCGGTGCTCGTGACGCCGAGGGCGCGCAACCGGTCCGCCGTCCCCTCGCCCAGCGCGTCGGCCCCGCCGACGAGCAGGACCGCCTGCACCCGGTGCCGCTGCAGGTACGCCGCCGTGGCCGCGGGCACGGCGTCGCGCGTGCCGAGCAGCACGGGGGCGGCCAGGCTGCGGGCCAGGGGCGCGGCGGACAGCGCGTCGACGAGGTGGCGGTCCTCACCGCTGACGAGCACCGCCACGTCGGCCTCGGGGAACCCGTGCTCGGCGATCGC of the Kineococcus mangrovi genome contains:
- a CDS encoding cell wall-binding repeat-containing protein, which produces MFRSALRRAALVPVAAALALGSAGTASAAPADGFETLTPVCSAQLPITHPGCVAGTSYRGAPLPDGDPNQIVQLSGADRFATAAAIAEHGFPEADVAVLVSGEDRHLVDALSAAPLARSLAAPVLLGTRDAVPAATAAYLQRHRVQAVLLVGGADALGEGTADRLRALGVTSTARVAGADRYETSRALVALAPRATHGWVASGEDAHLVDALAASGPAARLAEPLLLVADGDPLPAAAALRARGVTSTTVAGGPEGVAPEALAPLPAPQRAAGDDRYATAAELAVESVDRGLPADDLLFAPGVSGHLVDALAAGPLGRATLLVGDVDSSYDVIEAWFDTFGSGRVTAVGAVEIGD